In one window of Terriglobia bacterium DNA:
- the rplR gene encoding 50S ribosomal protein L18 translates to MIPNSSKDKTRRRIHGRMRQRLSGSPERPRLNVYRSLNHIYAQVIDDQSGQTMVAASTVQGRKKGEKRTGGNLASAKAVGKTIAERAKEKGIKKVVFDRGGYLYHGRIKALADAAREAGLEF, encoded by the coding sequence ATGATTCCGAATAGTTCGAAAGACAAAACCAGGCGGCGGATCCATGGCCGTATGCGGCAGAGGCTGAGCGGGTCGCCGGAGCGTCCGCGGCTGAACGTGTACCGCTCGCTGAACCATATTTACGCGCAAGTGATTGACGACCAGAGCGGCCAGACGATGGTGGCCGCCAGCACGGTGCAGGGGCGCAAGAAGGGCGAGAAGCGCACCGGCGGCAACCTGGCCAGCGCAAAGGCAGTCGGCAAAACCATTGCCGAACGCGCCAAGGAAAAGGGCATCAAGAAGGTGGTCTTTGACCGCGGCGGTTACTTGTATCACGGACGAATCAAAGCGCTGGCCGATGCGGCGCGCGAAGCAGGGTTGGAGTTCTAA